The genome window TTCACATAATCACACCAAAATAATGGTGACACAACTGAAAAAATAGAACCAGATAtacatattttccatttctaGTTAGTTTAGAGTGAAAATAATAACTGTAGTCTAACAATTAGTGGTAATAGCCATAAGAATtgacaattttaaaaaagcatcagAGAATCACAGTATGGGTCACGGaccatgaaaaataaagtgtaacAAAGCTTAGGTTAAATCGCTTGATAAATGCTCATTAGTATGCATATTAACTTGCTATCATGGCCAAAAAAGTGTGCAAGGTAAACCAACTTCTTTATAGTGCTGCTGAAGGTGAAAGTGTAAAGTGATGTTCAGTGAAATGAGCTGAGACGTGTTCGGATCACATAGTGTCTGAATACATTCGACTTGTCagtttttgttgtcattttagcATTTTACGGAAAAAGAGGCGTTGGACTTGAATGTGAATGAATCTTAAATGTCACATCTGATCTTTATCTGAGAGGGTTTCACTCAGCCAGCTATAGAGGGTCTGACAAATATTTAAGGATTCTGAATAATTAGCTTCTGCCTCTCAGTCCGGGCATCTTCGAAATAATGTGAAACACTTTAAGAAAGTTTAGCGTGACAAACAGGCATTTTTGAGTTCTATTTAATTCATTTCACAAGTGTTTGATGAAGAAAAACCTAATGCTCTCTTAAGAAAGACATCATTCATATTAAAGTTTTATAAACATCAGGGAAGTGGGAATTTCAGCCAACTATGAGgacaagtttaaaaaatacttgACTGGCTGTAGATGAAATTGTACTCCTTGTATCATATTTCTCAACACAGTTTTAGTTATAATCATGCTCAAAGGAACACCTAAGGAAAACATTGAGGTGGAAGAAACACTCATCATTCTTTATTTAAGAGCCACTGAAGTAGAACGTGGCGGCAAATGAAAGCAGAGAGAAGtacagaaaaagaagaggaacgAGACAGTCGGCCACGTTAGGCGATctcttacatttaattaaggGATCTGATGAGAGACAGTATGTGTATCAGTGACAAGAGGAGTCTATGTGCTGCTGAGTGAGGGATGACCACATTCTCATTAATTGCTCAATCAGCCAAAGGAATGTGATCTGTGCTAATTAGAAGGACTCTCCTTCCATCATGGGGATGCAGTATAATTACAGTCAGTCTGGGCCTAATGACACACACAGTGCAATACCACTCTTTGTCCTGTGGGGCTCCCGTTCTCTGCAGAAACCCTGTCTTCAGTTACATGACGGTATAATTATTGCACTTGTTAACTATTCCACTTTGTGCAGACTCAGATAAGTGCCCTAATCAGGTCAGTTAGAGAcagacaaaataacaataagCATTTCATTTGAGATTAAACATTCTGAGTGATAGATTTGACTAATATGACAGCTCTCTAGTTATAAACTGAAATATACAATTAACGAGTAATATCAGATTAGTTATTTGAGCGTAATTTCTTCCTCAGCTTTAGTGAGCATTAGCacattttagcatgctaacatgctaaacaaAGATGGTGTTAAAGGTAAGCATTAAACCTGCTAATTATCATCATGTTTGCATTCTttattgtgagcatgttaggcaaagcaagtttatttatatagcgcctttcaatACAAggaaattcaaagtgctttaaatgaaaaactttAAGACCATTAACAAAATGTAAGCTTGCTGACATTAGCATCTAGCTAAAGGCCACTGTTGTGTCGAAGTACAGCCTCACAGCTGCTAGCATGTTTGGATTCGTAATCTTGTTATAAACTTACTAGCACAGCATGGGCTACCTAAATAGTTCACCAAACTATTTAGCTTTTTGTGACCCCTTAAAATGAAGCAATGACCTCCTCAGAATAAACAATTCAAAGGATTTGTATGCCCTTAGAGCTGACAAACCTCCCAAACCCTTAGGAATAACTGAGGTTAAGATAAAGACAGTAACCTGAAGGGACCTATACTTCTTAGTGCACAATCTTCAGATGACATGTTGTGTACTTGGGAAAGTACACAACATGTCGTGTGTACTTGGGAAAGTACTTGGGAAGCgttgtttttagagatgtatGCTACAGTAGGAAACATGGGCTTGCATCTGAGTGCCAAAGGGTGAAATCAGAAATTATTGAGAGACTGACAAACAATGTTGGTTATGGTCTTATCATGAGATGTGTtaacaataagaaaaacataGGCTAACATCAGCCttcttgttcattttaaataacagaaatgaaCAATCTATTAGACATATTATTTAGTGCTCTGTCAGACTGAAAACATTGTACAGTTATAATCCCTTTTGAAGACTAAAGCTGATAGGCCGCATAATAGATTTTGGGCGTTGTATTCTCTTGTGAGAGCAGCATTGGATGAGGTGAAATGGCACAGGAGATCAATTGGCTTCATTCACCATGAAGATCCCTGATccctctccatccctctgttGCAGATGCTTTTCTGCCCTCCATTTGTGGCCTTTTCATTCCGTAaccccccaataaaaaaacccTACATTCTCCTGCAGTGTTGCCATactgtaaaatgtatattcacTGTTTGACTGAAATGAACACTGGTTAGTCCCACCCTCTTTCCCCCTCATTTTCAATGTCCCGCCTCAACACCTGTCAGTCATTTTGATGAGCTGTCTCTTCTTATTGCCTCAGGCTGAGGTAACAGGCATCAGCGCAGCCACAGGCGCTGacaaagcagaaacacagacaataAGCAATTTTACAGAAAAAGGGGCCATGCAACATTCATCGAGATTTTGGAATCTCTCCTCTCCAAAAACACTTTCTCTGAGAATGAACACACAGCGGGTTGCAGACCCGCGTGAGCTTAACTGTTGCAGAACTTTTCTGCAGTACTCCATGCTGTATTCACCTCAAAATATTCACCTATACTTCAGTAGTGGTAGGGGTGTGAATAGATTGATAgccatgttgttttctttgttccAGACGGAAATAGCTCTTCActattttatgattttatgaATGCATCCCCATAGGATAAATTCTGGTTACTTTGGGGATCTCTTGATATTTTATCCTAGTGCCATCATCTTGCCAAACTAATTTATAACCAAATACTAGCAAAACTAATGACATTTCCATCAGCCTCAGATCTACTGTACTTGGTGGTTGTCAAATATTTAGATcgtatttttattttgggccTTGTTCTGCCTTATGAGTTAGAAACAGGGGAGAGCTGAGATTAAAACCCTGGAAAGCCAGAGAGATGCTGCAAAGGTCCCTGGCTGGATTTGAACTTTTTAATTCAGTTGACTGATGATGAATTATATATCAGGAAACTGGAAACAACCTTAGACACTTCCCTGATGAAGGCAGAAAAGCTGAAAATGTTCTAAATAAAGCATGGTGTCCTGGAGTGGAGTGTGTCCAAATGTAGTTTGGATAGTTTCAGAAACATCCCAAAGGTCATTTAAGATTCAGGTAGAGAGATGGAGTCGTGTGAAGGAGACATCTAGGTGAACTTATGGTTGACATACATCTTAAGTTGATGTTAttatgattacatttgaaagaaagtgACACCTCTGATCACCATGTGggtcctttttctttgtctcaaCATCTCAGGTCTCCAAAGCGGCTGCAGACCTGATGGCGTACTGCGATGCCCACATACGCGAGGACCCCCTCATCATACCCGTCCCCGCCTCTGAGAACCCTTTCCGGGAGAAGAAGTTCTTCTGCAACATCCTCTGATGACCTGCCGGTAGAGCTGCGCGGGTGCAGGCAAAGCGTTGCCTGTCTTCTCTGTCTTCACCACACCTGAAGCTACTGGCCATAGCCGTTGAGTTGAGTTTTGCCAGGTGGACACTCTGTTGGTCTGTTGGTCAGCTCTGTCCTGGTGGCTGAAGGTTTTGGGGGAGTCAGCTACCGAACTGGCAACCAAGTGAGCGTATCATGTCTTGTTAAATAGGTTTGTTATTGCTTTGTTATTAGAGAACAGCCTTGCTCAGTGCTTATTGAAATGAgagatgttattttctttttcttttattgtgctAGATTTTAACATGCCTCAGGAAACAGAAGTTTGCCcagtgacttttaaaaaaaatgtcccttcCCTTTATCTGAATAAAAAACCCTTTTCATTATCTTTGAcataatttaaaacattacTTTCAGTGCACAGGTTGTCTATTTGAAGCAACGATTACTGATAGTGTGACAAAAATTGCCATTTCACTCACTAGGggtttctcttttaatttgcTTCCAGAGTCACAAACAATTAACCCGCTCTTATTAGCGCTGCAGTACAGTCAGATTCAGATTAAAGCCCAGAAACAGAAACCATATCTCGCATAGTAAATTATTTCAGATTGTGCCAAGTACACTTGTAGCAGAAATAAGATGGCTGCACATCAGTTCTGctgcatataaataaatagactCCCTTTTTATTGAAAGAGCTAAAGAGTTAATATTACAACCACGAGTTCTTCAGTTGTGCAAACAACCCTTAAgctcaaatgttatttatgtaaTGCATTCTACCTTTTGTTgctctgtttgatttactcATCATatacttcattcatttcaaatcagaGACACTGTGTGTTAATCCTTCAGCCCCCAACTGGGATAAGTGGCAGGacatcttttccttttatatcctttatttttttttgggCATGTATCCTGAGCCAGATTCTTTTTGCCTGTCCTAGAGTGAATGGCAAGGCCTTTGACATTAATGCCAAAACCAGAGGCCTGCATGTTTCTCCGCTCCTTTTTGACAGCCTCCTCTGTTTCCGAGGGACTGTCTGTCTTTTagagtgtacagtatgttacaGTGCCAATTTCTGTGCGAGCAGTGTGATCTTCACACTACGTGCTCCCGCAGCCTTTTTTccgtttggtttgtttttggaaGAAAAAGCACACTGTCGAAACTTTTCCTTTACATGGTAGTCAAATAGCATTTGCTAATTTTTACGATTAATTGTTATGATCgttattaatattgttattattatcagtaGTATAATTGAATATGTGTTGCACAGCACTGACAGCTACATGACGTGTAGTGCTACTAAGCTTGTATGATACttagaggaaaaaaacatttataagtCATGCAATTATTGATACTATctgagtattttttaaatataatggtAAGGGTCGGTTTACATATTATGATCCCTTCGGTGGTTCAGGCTTTTTGCATCATTGTTTCTGTAAAGTTAAAAGAAATGTCCTCTTGGTACTCGAACAGCCATTGCATTAGGATTCAAAGTGACAAACTATTGGACTTGAAATTGTTTTCAggataaatattgtttttatttcctaaataaaaaaacctgaGAGTGACCTAAGGGCACTCCCACTGACCTCTTTTCAAGGATGGTGCCAAATCTGAAATATAACGTCTAGAGATGAATATTGCATGGATTTATTTCTATCTATAACAGAGAGAACTATTATGATATGAAATATTGCGTCTTCGTTGACATTCTGGGTGCTACTCTGCACATAATAATGTCATTTGAGTCCGGATATGTCGACGATGTGCAGCTGTACTCATGAATGGTATTatggttttggtaaaaaaaaaaaaaaagcatttaaatagcAGGCTTTGTAAATCCTTTGATGGATCAAATGAATTAAAGGAAAAAGGCAACCCCAATGTGCTGTGTCTGCAATATTTCTGCCTCTTGTCTTTCACTGAAGTTTGATCCCTGATGTCATAAAAGGCCACTGCAAGTCATTCTGGGTCTCACATATAAGCATGATATTCTGGTGTGTAGTGGAGACCTCCTGTGGCTGAGTTGAACCATAGGCCACCTGGGTGCACTGTCATATTTTTCAGAGGGTTGTGATTCAATGCAGCCTCAGCCAGTTTGCCCTTTACACTGCTGATAAAAGATTTTAAACAGGATCTTCAGACACCACAGGTTGATGAAAAATGTCCCTTGCAATGATTCAGGGTATCAGCTGCTGACAGGAACCTTTTTTGTTGTAGCTATTTCATGTGTTCATCCATGCATACAGCCTCCCCCTCGGAATAGACTGAAACTACCCATTTTTGTCCCTATTTTACTGCACTTTAAGGTTAATTGGTGATCGACATACGATAAAATTGACGTGGTTTGCTCTATAATAGTTCAAGTTATAAAAACTGGCCGTCCCCTTTTTCCTTCCCCTTTCCCGTCTGTCTTTCTTCTATAATTTAAAAGccaaaaaagatcaaataaactGGCAATAGCTGAACAGATTGCACAAAACAGTGTGGACAAGTGTAATGAATGACATTAATAACGCAAGTCAGGTATCCCTTATTGATTTTTGTGAACCAATCCCAAAGGACCAGGATGTAATTAAGGAGAAGAAGATATTCTTAAACCATGGCACAGCTGTGGTGTGTATtattgttcacatttatttcaagcCAATAGGGCCCCAAAATCAAATCCCAGAGGGCTTTGTAGTCTGTAAAACGGAAGCACCCTCTTTCCTTAGACTTCCAATTCAGATGAGAACATTGTTTTCATGGAAGAACACTACATATCTTAGAGACAAATTGGTTTTATGAACCAAAATGAGAAATTCAAGAAGTATGTCTCAATAGTAAATGGTATGCACATAGTTCTCAGGTGGGACACTAActagataaaaataaaatctttatcTGGAAAAAAGTGCATTGAGTGCTGGGTTTCTGAACactgcaacaaagaaaaacattgcataCACCTGTATTGGAATAACATTAATAAAGcataaattgttgttgttttttaaacaaataaaaagttaaatcaGAGTGGGGAATAAAACCGCATACTAGAAGAGAGTTCGCAGCAGAGCAGGATGTTAGGTTGTGTTTGGAGAAACCCTGAACATGCTATGAATTGCCTTTTCctttcaaatgaatgtgttgcTGAGAGAGCGAGAACAAAATCTTGGTAATGAGTATATCTATGAATATGATTCCAAAAATAATTATGTCATACACAGGAAAGTAATTATCCCTAAGGCACTTGGTTATCTACACCGGGAATCTGTGCTGGAGCAATTTTCCAAATTGAACAGTGAGCCCCCAAAGTGTGcacaaaatacatgaaaatagTCCTAATGTCTGATGAGATTATTTTTCCACACTCACAGCATTTCTACTCATAACATTTGCATACTCTGTTGCATGCCAGTGTATTCCATTACGTTATTATTTCTCCCTGAAAGGGGTTTTAAGTGactaaaataacatgtatgcaAGACTGTCACTATTAATATcagtacaaatgaaatgtttacaaGCATGGCAGCAGGTGCTCCTGGTGACTggccctctcttcctctccaggaGGAACACTGGTGCTTTCAGAGTCAGAAGAAATCCTCCTCAAACAACCGTCGCCATGCACAATagattgcatttaaatgatttatgtgCACTACAGAGTAACAGAGTCTAATAAAGTTGTGTTCTTATCTTAAAGCTACAACACGTTGCCTGAGTTTTGTAGATGGATAAAATGATTAATATCCTAATGTTCTATTCTGCTTACAATGTGGTTCTGATTAGAAATTCACAATTTGGACTGAAGCAAAACCCAACAAAGAAACCTAAATGTTATGTTATAAATATGCCTTAGACTTACTGTTTATACATCACTACTTCTAAGGACATGTGATTAactatttggattttttttgtgcttacataaacatttggtttcctttaaaatgaagaaacatgtacagtatttgctCCATTTGTTTATGGAGATGTGTaaagttataaaatgtataGACCTAACAAACACACCACTTTTGAGAATGGAAATGTGATACTGCTGTTAATATTGCTATGTGAACCCcaatttattaacatttttttgttctctGGGTATTGTTTTAGTTTACAATCtgattattattgcttttaataaTAGTCTTAcacattataataattataacaacaacacaagttTAATTGTATCTTATCCAATTTGTATAATGAATTTATACCTTCGACATCACAGCACTGTTTTGATTGGCTCGAGTGCGTGGAACTCCTTTTCCCAGAGTGCACAGCGGCAGGGTTGCTGGTCTCCCATTGGTCTATCTCTCCTTGCAGCGGAGGCAGACATGAGGCGGTGGTGAGAGCCTGGCGGAGAGCTGCGGAGCTGAAATGAAGCGCACACACGGAGCAGCACACGCAGTGCAGTGCGGCTCAGGAAGAGGCTCCGCGCCGCTAAAGCTGAAG of Eleginops maclovinus isolate JMC-PN-2008 ecotype Puerto Natales chromosome 22, JC_Emac_rtc_rv5, whole genome shotgun sequence contains these proteins:
- the LOC134858395 gene encoding guanine nucleotide-binding protein G(I)/G(S)/G(O) subunit gamma-4, whose protein sequence is MKDGIANNSTASISQARKAVEQLKMEACMDRIKVSKAAADLMAYCDAHIREDPLIIPVPASENPFREKKFFCNIL